The DNA sequence TGCGCTCACTGCCTTTCAACGTCAAAAACCGGGAAAACTGCCCCTGTGGGAGCACAACAGCACGGGTGAAATCTTGCAGAGTCAACCCAATCAATGCTTCGATCGCTGCCGTAGCCATCGTTGCCTTGGACTCCAATACCACATCCGGCTCTCCCGTCAACGCACCCGACTGGATCAGCCGAACCTCTGGCTGACGCTTATTACCCTTTTTATCCAGCCCAAATTCACGCTCGACAGTATACTGCTTGCGATCCTCACCTTTACCCAGCTCAAAGGTAAAGGATACAAAGACGCGCTGCTCCAGCTGATTGAGTACTTCCTTGGGATGGTTACCTCCGCCAAGACGAACGACCTGCCCATAGAGGGCGAGTGTGATCGCGTCCAAAATCGTGGACTTTCCGCTACCGGTTGGACCAAATATCCCGAACAGTCCAGCCTGGCAAAGGATTTCGAAATCGACTTCCTGCACTTCCCGATAGCTGTGCATTCCAGACAGCTTCAAACGTATCGGCTTCACTCTGCTTCCTCCTCTCCCCCGGTTTCTGCCAGCAAACGCTCAAACATCGCAACCAGACGCTCATCTGGCTGTGCTCCCCGTCTTCGTTCATAGAAACGGCGGAACAACTGGTCCGGTGTCAGCTCAGTCAACTCCACACGCTCTGTATGGTCATCCTCCTGGTGGTCTTCCCGCACGACCACACGTTGAATCTTGAGGAAATCATCGCTTAATTTGCGCAAACGCTGGAATTCTGCCGGGTCAATCACATCTGACACATGCAGCTCCAAGTCGATCCAAGCACCTGCATCTCGGCCTTCAGCAAGCCAACGCTCTACTTGTCCGATTCCTTCCGTCGCCTTCCACCGCGCCAATGGTCGCCCGCTCGTCAAATAAATAATTTCCTCCCGCACCTCTTTACCCGGCACGACATCGACCAGTACGACGGCCTTGCTCTGTCCTGCCTCCGAAAAGCTGTACGATAAAGGCGACCCGCTGTAGCGGACCACTGGTTTGTCTCTGAGCTTTTGCAGTCGATGCAGATGCCCGAGCGCCACGTAGTCAGCCTTTTCAGGGAAAGCCATCGGTGATACGGTCATGGTTCCACCGATCTGAATGGGTCGCTCTGAATCCGTCTCCAGTCCACCCATGACAAACAGATGACTAGTGACCAGATTGACCGTATCGTCGCGAAAATGACGGGAAAGGTCTGCTAAAAGCTCCGCGATGCGCTCGGAAAAGGCCAGCTGCATCTGTTCCTGTGAGAAGCTCTCCGAAAGCAGCTCCTTCAAACGGGATTCCGATGGATACGGCAAAGCCAGCACGACGGCATGATGCTCACATCCTGGCACCGAAAGCTCCAGCCATGAAGGCCCACCTGCAACGATCCTCACGCGACCTTCCAACGTCTCTTCAGGCGTGAGCGGTGCTTCTTTTGGCAAGCCCAGCAGCACAATCCCATGCTTCGTCGCCAGTGGCGCAGCCGCTCTGACACGCTCCGGCTGGTCGTGGTTTCCCGCGATGACGACGACTCCCCGTGTGCCTTCGGAGGATAGCCGCTCCAAGGCTTCGTAAAACAGCTCCTCTGCCCATGCAGGCGGGTTGACGGAATCGTACACATCGCCTGCGATCAGCACCAAGTCGACGCTACGCTCATCCGCGATTCGGCACAGCTCGTCCACAAATGCCGCTTGCTCTGCCCGGCGATCTCGACCTTCCAGCTGGCGTCCGAAATGCCAGTCGGCCGTATGTAATATGCGCATGCCTTTCATCCTCTCATCACGATCATGTGTTTGCTTTTTATTGTAACAAAAGACAGCGAGGTGCGCGGTTGAAATTTACTCCACTTTAGGGGTAACTTTTGGCGTTTCCCTAGCGTCTACTTACTAATCAAGATTGGGAGAGGAGCCTGGTGGAACAGGGCTCGATATCTATGAAGCCCACTTGTGGTATCTCGAAAACGGCAGTAT is a window from the Brevibacillus choshinensis genome containing:
- a CDS encoding exonuclease SbcCD subunit D, with protein sequence MRILHTADWHFGRQLEGRDRRAEQAAFVDELCRIADERSVDLVLIAGDVYDSVNPPAWAEELFYEALERLSSEGTRGVVVIAGNHDQPERVRAAAPLATKHGIVLLGLPKEAPLTPEETLEGRVRIVAGGPSWLELSVPGCEHHAVVLALPYPSESRLKELLSESFSQEQMQLAFSERIAELLADLSRHFRDDTVNLVTSHLFVMGGLETDSERPIQIGGTMTVSPMAFPEKADYVALGHLHRLQKLRDKPVVRYSGSPLSYSFSEAGQSKAVVLVDVVPGKEVREEIIYLTSGRPLARWKATEGIGQVERWLAEGRDAGAWIDLELHVSDVIDPAEFQRLRKLSDDFLKIQRVVVREDHQEDDHTERVELTELTPDQLFRRFYERRRGAQPDERLVAMFERLLAETGGEEEAE